One genomic segment of Erysipelotrichaceae bacterium 66202529 includes these proteins:
- a CDS encoding HAD-IA family hydrolase: MKEILTHICFDLDDTLYEQLAPFQHALNQLHPVAQEKLRDIYKSFRSRSNEMFFLHQNKEISFECMHIKRIQLALKDHGILINDKEAMDFQTAYQKGQYEIALSSTIIELLDYLKSRAVRISVITNGPKEHQLRKIKSLGLKRWVDEKDIIISSAVGCSKPDKRIFHMVSDHGLYVGDSYENDVVGGVNAGWDVIWLNKYGGRDQQHIAAYIVKNENELLDRIQCLY; this comes from the coding sequence ATGAAAGAAATACTAACCCATATATGCTTTGATCTGGATGATACCCTGTATGAACAGCTTGCGCCTTTTCAACACGCACTAAATCAGCTTCACCCAGTGGCACAGGAGAAGCTGCGGGATATTTATAAGAGCTTTCGCAGCCGTAGTAATGAAATGTTTTTCCTGCATCAGAACAAGGAGATTTCATTTGAATGCATGCATATTAAACGCATCCAGCTAGCATTAAAGGACCATGGTATTTTAATAAATGACAAGGAAGCCATGGATTTTCAGACGGCCTATCAAAAGGGTCAGTATGAGATTGCATTAAGCAGCACTATTATAGAGCTACTGGATTATTTGAAAAGCAGAGCTGTGAGAATCAGTGTGATCACAAACGGGCCAAAGGAACATCAGCTGAGAAAAATAAAAAGTCTAGGGTTAAAGAGGTGGGTTGATGAAAAGGATATCATTATTTCATCAGCAGTAGGCTGTTCCAAACCGGACAAACGAATTTTTCATATGGTAAGTGATCATGGTCTGTACGTCGGGGATTCCTATGAAAATGACGTTGTTGGTGGTGTTAATGCAGGCTGGGATGTAATTTGGTTAAATAAATATGGCGGCAGAGATCAACAGCATATAGCCGCTTATATTGTGAAGAATGAGAACGAATTACTGGATAGAATACAATGCTTATATTGA
- a CDS encoding AAA family ATPase, whose product MRNLPIGIEDFKELIDKDYYYVDKSLFIEDVLKEKVALYARPRRFGKTLNMSMLYYFFSIRQTENAYLFNELKISKHEEAVPYQNRYPVIFLSLKDMKDISFQDQLNNFQIILGEIISKNKELLTSEYLDEIDRNLLKQYKAGTVNKAQLQNGLRFLSICLEKHWRRKVILLIDEYDVPLQSAYLNGYYEDMVNFIRNVFSTALKTNDALEKGVLTGCLRIAKESTPQAGFSLFTGLNNFKVNSIFDEVSRQRFGFTKGEIDTLLQTYNAGEYKTVIKEWYDGYQFGGCDVYNPWSVLMYMDRLLNSSRKEPESFWANTSGNDIIYRYVKGANPNMRNEFDILASGGTIEKTIKDDITYREMDQINNVYSFLLYTGYLKAARCMDKDKRIFQLMIPNKEIKRVYVSIFHEWFEEQVEHSGASFMEALMNEDIRQANDIVNNVLFKSISYFDYDENFYHGVMVGMLSDYQTLSNQESGLGRYDIAVLPLYNKERGFVFELKIAKCMEELDDTANKACEQIKAMKYIEGLNKKGYTDIVGYGIAFYKKSCVIVKADSSI is encoded by the coding sequence GTGAGGAATCTGCCAATTGGAATAGAAGATTTTAAAGAGTTGATAGATAAAGATTATTATTATGTGGATAAATCTTTATTTATAGAAGATGTGTTAAAAGAAAAAGTGGCGCTGTATGCACGGCCGCGACGTTTTGGAAAAACCTTAAATATGAGCATGCTCTATTACTTCTTTTCTATCAGACAAACGGAGAATGCTTATCTGTTTAACGAATTGAAAATTTCAAAACATGAGGAAGCAGTACCATATCAGAACCGATATCCAGTAATCTTTTTGTCATTAAAGGATATGAAGGATATATCCTTTCAGGATCAGCTCAATAATTTTCAAATTATTTTAGGTGAGATTATAAGTAAGAATAAGGAACTATTAACCAGTGAATACTTGGATGAAATAGATAGAAATTTATTAAAGCAGTATAAAGCAGGAACAGTAAACAAGGCACAGCTACAGAATGGTTTAAGGTTTTTGAGCATTTGCTTGGAAAAACACTGGCGAAGAAAGGTTATCCTTTTGATAGATGAATACGATGTACCGTTACAGAGTGCTTATCTAAACGGCTATTATGAAGATATGGTGAATTTTATTAGAAATGTATTCAGCACGGCTTTAAAAACAAATGATGCGTTGGAAAAAGGGGTGTTAACTGGCTGTCTGAGAATAGCGAAGGAGTCAACACCGCAGGCGGGCTTTAGCCTTTTCACAGGTCTCAATAATTTCAAAGTGAATTCCATTTTTGATGAAGTGTCCAGACAGAGATTTGGTTTTACGAAAGGTGAAATAGATACGTTGCTTCAGACGTATAATGCTGGGGAATACAAGACTGTGATAAAAGAATGGTACGATGGCTATCAGTTTGGCGGCTGTGATGTGTATAATCCCTGGAGTGTCCTGATGTATATGGATCGTTTACTCAATTCAAGTAGAAAAGAGCCGGAATCTTTCTGGGCGAATACAAGTGGCAATGATATCATTTACCGTTATGTAAAAGGAGCCAATCCAAACATGCGGAATGAATTTGATATTCTGGCATCCGGAGGAACAATTGAAAAGACAATAAAGGATGATATAACCTACAGGGAAATGGATCAAATCAACAATGTATACAGCTTTCTGTTATACACAGGCTATTTAAAGGCTGCACGCTGTATGGATAAAGATAAGCGTATATTTCAGTTGATGATACCAAACAAGGAAATAAAGCGGGTTTATGTATCTATATTTCATGAATGGTTTGAAGAACAGGTAGAGCATAGCGGTGCTTCCTTTATGGAGGCTTTAATGAACGAAGATATAAGACAGGCAAATGATATAGTAAACAATGTCCTGTTCAAATCTATCAGCTATTTTGATTATGATGAAAATTTCTATCACGGTGTTATGGTTGGTATGTTGAGTGACTATCAAACATTATCCAATCAGGAATCAGGCTTAGGGAGGTACGATATTGCTGTGCTTCCGTTATATAACAAAGAAAGAGGATTCGTCTTTGAGCTAAAGATAGCAAAGTGTATGGAAGAACTGGACGATACCGCTAATAAGGCCTGTGAACAGATCAAAGCTATGAAATATATAGAGGGCTTGAATAAAAAAGGATATACAGATATCGTCGGGTATGGAATTGCCTTTTATAAAAAATCCTGTGTGATTGTCAAAGCAGATTCATCGATTTGA
- a CDS encoding matrixin family metalloprotease encodes MKKALIYTTIFSLTLISIAITGSPIMARTPNWTNNAKFSRGVGNTCYWIHSSASAYTGDIDYGANKWMYTGWDNPIYMTKVTSNYATHMDFYVKTPTQDAEMYNNILAYTSFWDGNGKRVNKKDKGPTYNYFYTEIRINKNNFPTKWRKKVMIHEQGHAFGLSHSSNKSSIMYPQIDVSTVNTVQKVDNDTINYLY; translated from the coding sequence ATGAAAAAAGCACTAATTTATACAACAATATTTTCATTAACTTTAATCTCAATTGCTATTACTGGAAGTCCTATTATGGCAAGAACACCAAATTGGACAAACAATGCTAAATTTTCGAGAGGTGTTGGAAATACCTGTTATTGGATTCACTCATCTGCATCAGCATATACTGGAGATATAGACTATGGTGCAAATAAATGGATGTATACTGGTTGGGATAATCCAATATATATGACAAAAGTAACGTCAAATTATGCAACACATATGGACTTTTATGTCAAAACACCAACTCAAGATGCTGAAATGTATAATAATATATTGGCCTATACCTCTTTTTGGGATGGTAATGGAAAGAGAGTCAATAAAAAAGACAAAGGACCAACATATAATTATTTTTATACTGAAATAAGAATTAATAAAAATAATTTTCCTACAAAATGGAGAAAAAAAGTGATGATACATGAACAAGGACATGCTTTTGGATTAAGTCATTCATCTAATAAATCTAGTATTATGTATCCACAAATTGATGTATCCACAGTTAATACTGTTCAAAAAGTTGATAATGATACAATAAATTATTTGTATTAA
- a CDS encoding uracil phosphoribosyltransferase: MLKVLQHPLITHKLTQMRKKETGTKDFRQNLDEIAGLMAYEISRDFPLQPVEIDTPVARTTTYELAKEIVLVPILRAGLGMVNGICDLIPTVKIAHVGLYRDEETLEPHTYFEKYPKEVKDAIVMIVDPMLATGGSAIAAIDMVKKQGAKNIRLVCLVGAPEGVKAVEKAHPEVDIYLAALDEKLNEKGYIVPGLGDAGDRIFGTK, encoded by the coding sequence ATGCTGAAAGTCTTACAACATCCTCTGATTACGCACAAGCTGACACAGATGCGTAAGAAGGAAACCGGAACCAAGGATTTCCGCCAGAATCTGGATGAAATCGCCGGCCTGATGGCTTACGAAATTTCCAGAGATTTCCCGCTTCAGCCAGTCGAAATTGATACGCCTGTCGCAAGGACTACTACCTATGAGCTTGCGAAGGAAATCGTGCTGGTACCGATTCTTCGTGCAGGGCTTGGTATGGTGAATGGAATCTGTGATTTGATCCCTACCGTCAAGATTGCACATGTGGGGCTGTACCGTGATGAAGAAACACTGGAGCCTCATACATATTTTGAAAAGTATCCCAAGGAAGTAAAGGATGCCATCGTCATGATCGTCGATCCGATGCTGGCAACCGGAGGTAGTGCGATTGCTGCTATTGACATGGTGAAAAAGCAGGGGGCGAAAAATATCCGCCTTGTATGCCTGGTCGGAGCACCGGAAGGTGTAAAGGCCGTGGAGAAAGCACATCCGGAAGTGGATATTTATCTTGCGGCACTGGATGAAAAACTGAATGAAAAAGGGTATATCGTACCTGGACTTGGAGATGCAGGAGACCGTATTTTCGGTACGAAGTAG
- the atpB gene encoding F0F1 ATP synthase subunit A translates to MDDKFDGIVLTLFGHNIEFQQSVINWLILCVLFSIFFIWAGKKFEKADVRKAPSGILLVVEMITGLCTSIIGDNLKHETKHYLPFLGTLTMMMAVSNLLGLLGLQPPTSNLSFNVTLALMMFLTIQYNGIRKGGLGARLKELTEPMWLLTPLNVIGELALPISLSMRLFGNILAGSIIMLLVYTMMRGFLPFGVLGYIATPFLHAYFDVFSGLIQTYIFFTLASFFLSEQVAPEE, encoded by the coding sequence GTGGACGATAAATTTGACGGAATCGTTCTGACACTGTTTGGACACAACATCGAATTTCAGCAATCGGTTATCAACTGGCTGATTCTCTGTGTGCTGTTTTCCATATTCTTTATCTGGGCCGGCAAGAAATTTGAAAAAGCCGATGTCCGCAAGGCACCGTCGGGAATACTTCTGGTAGTGGAAATGATTACCGGACTGTGTACTAGTATTATCGGTGATAATCTGAAGCATGAAACGAAGCATTATCTGCCATTTCTCGGTACACTGACGATGATGATGGCTGTCAGTAATCTGCTGGGACTTCTCGGTCTGCAGCCGCCGACATCCAATCTGAGCTTTAATGTTACGCTGGCACTGATGATGTTTCTGACGATTCAGTACAACGGTATCAGAAAGGGCGGACTGGGAGCGCGTCTGAAGGAACTGACAGAGCCCATGTGGCTGCTTACACCATTGAATGTGATTGGTGAGCTGGCACTTCCGATTTCGCTTTCCATGCGTCTGTTTGGAAACATTTTGGCAGGCTCGATTATTATGCTGCTGGTGTATACGATGATGCGGGGCTTTCTCCCATTCGGAGTACTCGGCTATATCGCAACGCCGTTTCTGCATGCGTATTTTGATGTTTTCTCAGGTCTGATACAGACCTATATCTTCTTCACGCTGGCAAGCTTCTTCCTAAGCGAACAGGTTGCCCCGGAAGAATAA
- the atpE gene encoding ATP synthase F0 subunit C, whose amino-acid sequence MEFNEYFVQGMALLGAGIAMIAGLGPGIGQGIAASKGAESVGRNPDAAGKVRSIMVLGIALAETTGIYALIVALILIFMKG is encoded by the coding sequence ATGGAATTCAATGAATATTTTGTACAGGGTATGGCACTGTTAGGTGCAGGTATTGCTATGATCGCCGGTTTAGGGCCTGGTATTGGACAGGGTATCGCAGCCAGCAAGGGTGCGGAAAGCGTTGGACGTAATCCGGATGCTGCAGGTAAGGTACGTTCCATCATGGTGCTTGGTATCGCCCTGGCCGAGACAACAGGTATCTATGCATTGATCGTTGCCTTGATTCTAATCTTCATGAAAGGGTAA
- the atpF gene encoding F0F1 ATP synthase subunit B, giving the protein MDFDINAYLRLNPMDMIMVCISTLIIIAVAKHFFWDKVLAYLDARKAAIQADIDAGTQSREAGEQYKRQYEEQMANARGEAHEILESAKANAVQEKREILAAARGEAEAVKEKARKDIEREKVQARAEMKDAIVDVAFEAAKQIVNKELDESTHKQYVDDFIEHAGDETWQA; this is encoded by the coding sequence ATGGATTTTGATATAAATGCCTATCTGCGGCTGAATCCGATGGATATGATCATGGTCTGTATTTCTACGCTGATCATTATTGCAGTCGCAAAGCATTTCTTCTGGGATAAGGTGCTTGCCTATCTCGATGCACGCAAGGCTGCCATTCAGGCGGACATTGATGCAGGAACGCAAAGCAGAGAAGCAGGCGAGCAGTATAAACGTCAGTATGAAGAACAGATGGCAAATGCCAGAGGCGAGGCACATGAGATACTGGAAAGTGCCAAAGCCAATGCCGTTCAGGAAAAACGTGAAATTCTGGCAGCCGCAAGAGGGGAAGCCGAAGCGGTGAAGGAAAAAGCACGAAAGGATATCGAGCGCGAGAAGGTACAGGCGCGCGCGGAAATGAAGGATGCCATTGTGGATGTGGCGTTTGAAGCCGCAAAACAGATTGTAAATAAAGAGCTGGATGAGAGCACACACAAGCAGTATGTGGATGATTTCATCGAGCATGCAGGTGATGAGACATGGCAGGCATAG
- the atpH gene encoding ATP synthase F1 subunit delta: MAGIAAKSYSDALFALAQEEQKLDVFKADVCMMDEQLKAYPDFMRVLTHPKIHKEEKKQTLTSVFGSEVDHMVLNFAKLLIDKSRFQNFHDITREFVKQYNEVHNIEVAYVRSAKKLDDAEISRLKSMLEKKLSKTVELKIQEDPDLLAGLRIKINDMVLDNTARSRMDNLKQLAQSESVQES; this comes from the coding sequence ATGGCAGGCATAGCAGCAAAAAGCTACAGTGATGCGCTGTTTGCACTTGCACAGGAAGAACAGAAGCTGGATGTATTTAAGGCAGATGTATGCATGATGGATGAACAGCTAAAGGCTTATCCTGATTTCATGCGGGTGCTGACACATCCCAAGATTCACAAGGAAGAAAAAAAACAGACCCTAACGTCTGTATTCGGCAGTGAGGTTGACCACATGGTTTTGAACTTCGCAAAGCTGCTGATTGATAAAAGCCGTTTTCAGAATTTTCACGATATTACGAGAGAATTTGTAAAGCAGTACAATGAGGTTCATAATATCGAAGTGGCATATGTCCGTTCAGCGAAGAAGCTGGATGATGCGGAAATCAGCCGTCTAAAATCCATGCTGGAGAAGAAGCTTTCAAAAACGGTGGAATTAAAAATACAGGAGGATCCGGATCTGCTTGCGGGTTTACGCATCAAGATCAATGATATGGTTCTGGATAATACAGCCAGAAGCCGTATGGATAATCTGAAACAGCTGGCACAGAGTGAATCTGTGCAGGAAAGTTAG
- a CDS encoding F0F1 ATP synthase subunit alpha, protein MSLKPEEISKLIKDQIRRYDEDLEIDETGTIITVGDGIALIYGLQNAMAGELLRFPGDVYGMVLNLEEEHVGAVLMGDDSNIREGDEVKRTGRIVEVPVGDGMLGRVVNALGQAIDGGEPIKSDKFRPVERVAPGVMTRKSVHQPIQTGLKIIDSMIPIGRGQRELIIGDRQTGKTAIAIDTIINQKENNVKCIYVAIGQKASTVAQIVEKLRSHGAMEYTTIVSSTASEPAPLQYIAPYAGCAIGEEWMENGDDVLIVYDDLSKHAVAYRTMSLLLKRPPGREAYPGDVFYLHSRLLERAAKLNDELGAGSLTALPIIETQAGDISAYIPTNVISITDGQIFLQTELFNSGVRPAVDSGLSVSRVGSAAQIKAMKQVSGSLKLELAQFREMQAFAKFGSDLDAATTETLAHGERLTKLLIQNQYDPLPVTHQVLSLFAAKNKFLKPVKVEDVQLYEKEMLKYMERNHADILAEIAKKQALDDELNAKITAALQAFASEFKNMIEG, encoded by the coding sequence GTGAGCTTAAAGCCAGAAGAAATAAGTAAGCTGATCAAGGATCAGATTCGCAGATATGATGAGGATCTGGAAATCGATGAGACTGGTACGATTATCACCGTTGGTGATGGTATTGCCCTGATCTACGGTTTACAGAATGCAATGGCCGGTGAGCTGCTTCGTTTCCCTGGAGATGTTTATGGTATGGTACTGAACCTGGAGGAGGAGCACGTCGGTGCTGTTCTGATGGGGGATGACTCCAACATCCGTGAAGGAGACGAAGTAAAACGTACCGGACGTATCGTTGAGGTTCCCGTTGGGGACGGTATGCTGGGCCGTGTTGTCAATGCACTGGGACAGGCAATCGACGGAGGAGAACCAATCAAGAGTGATAAATTCCGTCCGGTTGAGCGTGTGGCACCAGGTGTTATGACACGAAAAAGTGTACATCAGCCAATCCAGACCGGATTGAAAATCATCGACTCCATGATTCCTATCGGCCGCGGACAGCGTGAGCTGATTATCGGTGACCGCCAGACCGGAAAAACAGCGATTGCCATTGATACCATTATCAACCAGAAGGAAAACAATGTAAAATGTATCTATGTTGCCATTGGTCAGAAGGCCAGTACGGTAGCGCAGATTGTTGAGAAGCTTCGTTCTCACGGTGCTATGGAATATACGACGATCGTATCCTCCACGGCGAGTGAACCGGCTCCTCTGCAGTATATCGCACCGTATGCAGGCTGTGCTATCGGTGAGGAATGGATGGAAAACGGAGACGATGTGCTGATCGTTTATGACGATTTAAGTAAGCATGCCGTTGCCTACCGTACCATGTCCCTGCTGCTGAAGCGTCCACCGGGACGTGAGGCATATCCGGGAGATGTCTTCTATCTGCATTCCCGTCTGCTGGAGCGTGCGGCGAAGCTGAATGATGAGCTTGGTGCGGGAAGTCTGACGGCCCTGCCAATCATTGAAACGCAGGCCGGAGATATTTCCGCCTATATTCCGACAAATGTTATTTCCATCACGGATGGACAGATTTTCCTACAGACGGAGCTGTTCAACAGTGGTGTGCGTCCTGCCGTGGACAGCGGTTTGTCCGTATCCCGTGTAGGTAGTGCGGCACAGATCAAGGCAATGAAGCAGGTGAGCGGTTCTTTGAAGCTGGAGCTGGCTCAGTTCCGTGAAATGCAGGCCTTTGCGAAATTCGGAAGTGATTTGGATGCGGCTACGACAGAAACGCTGGCTCATGGTGAGCGTCTGACAAAGCTGTTGATTCAGAATCAGTATGATCCGCTTCCGGTAACCCATCAGGTACTCTCTCTGTTTGCGGCAAAGAATAAATTCCTGAAGCCGGTTAAGGTTGAGGATGTTCAGCTGTATGAAAAAGAAATGCTGAAATATATGGAACGCAATCATGCGGATATCCTTGCAGAGATTGCAAAGAAACAGGCGCTGGATGATGAATTGAATGCAAAGATTACAGCTGCTTTACAGGCGTTTGCTTCTGAATTTAAGAATATGATAGAAGGATAA
- the atpG gene encoding ATP synthase F1 subunit gamma, translating to MAAGKLEIKARIRSVESTKKITKAMQLVATSKLKKQKQYMEENREYAHYLKETVQEILSSIEHSRHPYLQKQEGKPYTIVFTSDMGLCGGYNANIFRMLQQEIGNDGDFVIIGARGAGWIHNKDFHVTQVETDLEEDCYSELAGVADHALELYRKQEISQIRILYTHFVNSVTFEPKLVTLLPVEKEEREKTTTAETIFEPAGDRILDTLVPMYVRSLLYSYFLETKTSEQASRRMAMESATDNAEELKETLELQFNQARQAAITQEITEIVGGVNAME from the coding sequence ATGGCAGCAGGTAAACTGGAGATCAAGGCGCGCATCCGCTCTGTCGAATCAACAAAGAAGATCACAAAAGCGATGCAGCTGGTTGCCACCAGTAAACTGAAGAAACAGAAACAGTACATGGAAGAAAACCGGGAATATGCACATTATCTGAAAGAAACGGTGCAGGAAATCCTGTCTTCCATTGAGCATTCCAGACATCCGTATCTGCAGAAGCAGGAGGGAAAGCCGTATACCATCGTTTTCACCAGCGATATGGGCTTATGCGGCGGCTATAATGCCAATATCTTCCGTATGCTGCAGCAAGAAATCGGCAATGATGGTGACTTTGTTATCATCGGAGCGCGAGGAGCCGGATGGATCCACAATAAGGATTTCCATGTCACACAGGTGGAAACGGATCTGGAAGAGGACTGTTACAGTGAGCTGGCCGGTGTAGCTGACCATGCATTGGAACTGTACCGCAAACAGGAAATATCCCAAATACGCATTTTATATACACATTTTGTTAATTCCGTGACCTTTGAGCCGAAGCTGGTTACTCTGCTTCCGGTGGAAAAGGAAGAACGTGAAAAGACGACAACTGCAGAAACCATCTTTGAACCTGCAGGTGACCGGATTCTGGACACCCTGGTTCCGATGTATGTACGTTCTCTGCTGTACAGCTACTTCCTGGAAACGAAAACAAGTGAACAGGCAAGCAGACGTATGGCGATGGAGAGTGCTACAGATAATGCAGAGGAGTTGAAGGAAACTCTTGAATTACAATTCAACCAGGCTAGACAGGCCGCAATTACCCAGGAAATAACGGAAATTGTCGGCGGTGTCAACGCCATGGAATGA